The Primulina huaijiensis isolate GDHJ02 chromosome 9, ASM1229523v2, whole genome shotgun sequence genomic interval CAAAAAGCTGCAGCTAAAGCTCTGGACTTTGTGGAAAGCGCGTTGATTTCACGAGAGCGCCAGATTCCACTGCCTAAAACGTCCGACCCACGAGTCCAAATCAAAGGGAATTTTGCTCCGGTGCCGGAACAACCAGTCCGGCATAATCTTCACATCATCGGGACAATCCCAGAATGTGTTAATGGCGTTTATTTAAGAAACGGCCCCAACCCTTTACATGAACCACTTTCCGGACACCACTTATTTGACGGTGACGGCATGATTCATGCCGTCACCATCGACGGAAAAGACTCCACTGGCTACGCTTGCCGGTTCACACAGACTCAAAGGCTGGTCCAAGAACGTGAGTTGGGTCGGCCCATTTTCCCGAAAGCCATTGGAGAGCTACACGGGCATTCAGGTATCGCCCGGCTGTTGCTATTCTACACCCGAGGCTTATTCCGGTTGCTGGATCATAGTCGAGGAATTGGGGTGGCGAATGCGGGATTGGTATATTTCAATCGAAGACTTTTAGCGATGTCCGAAGATGATCTTCCTTATCAAGTGCGGATCAATCCAACTGGCGATCTTGAAACAATTGGGCGTTACGATTTTTCGGAGCAATTGCAGAACACGATGATAGCTCACCCCAAAATTGATCCTGTTTCTGGGGAGCTTTTTGCTTTGAGCTACGACGTCGTCCAGAAGCCATACCTCaaatacttcaaattctcaaccgATGGAAAGAAATCACCTGATGTAGAGATACCGCTAGATGTCCCCACCATGATGCACGATTTCGCCATAACTGAAAATTTTGTAGTAATTCCCGACCAGCAAGTGGTGTTCAAGCTTCAAGAGATGATCAACGAGGGCTCCCCAGTTGTATATGACAAGAACAAGAGATCCAGATTCGGAATCTTATCAAAAACTGCCCAAAATTGTAAAGACATGATATGGATTGAGTGTCCGGATACCTTTTGCTTTCACTTGTGGAATGCTTGGGAGGAGCCGGAGAACGACGAAGTGGTGGTGATCGGCTCATGCATGACTCCGCCCGACTCCATTTTCAACGAATGCAATGAAAATTTGAAGAGCGTTTTATCAGAAATCCGGTTGAATTTTAAAACCGGGGAATCAAAAAGGAAGCCCATGATCCAATCTTCTGAACAAATAAATTTAGAGGCAGGAATGGTGAACAGGAACCTACTCGGCAGAAAAACAAGGTACGCTTATCTTGCCATTGCTGAGCCATGGCCCAATGTTTCAGGTTTTGCAAAAGTCGACCTTTCGACAGGAAAAGTCAAGAAATTCATCTACGGCGACCGAAGATACGGCGGGGAGCCGTTTTTTGTGCCAAGAAATACGTGTTTAGAAAGTGAAGATGATgggtatattctttcattcgtGCATGATGAAAAAGTGTGGAAATCAGAGCTACAGATCATAAACGCGATGACACTAAAGCTGGAAGCTTCGATAAAGCTTCCGTCGAGAGTTCCATACGGATTTCATGGCACATTCATAAGCTCTAAGGACTTAGAAAATCAAGTGTAGTTAGATATATACGCTAATGGAGGAGAGAGATCAATGCCAGAGGGATTTGTATATTTGCAGCAACGTCCCCGGACTCTCCCCTTTTGAACTGATTTTAGCTCTTTTCTTTTGGTGGGGAGTGTAATTTttagtttgtgtgtgtgtgtgtgttttgagGGTTTAGATATTACAGATCGTT includes:
- the LOC140984051 gene encoding 9-cis-epoxycarotenoid dioxygenase NCED2, chloroplastic-like, which gives rise to MARTSSSSWATAHVSQPISTKSHVQLCFTSNSISMKYPTRRAQINCALHEPSPLTFPKTPELDLGTDQSVATPFPQQWNFLQKAAAKALDFVESALISRERQIPLPKTSDPRVQIKGNFAPVPEQPVRHNLHIIGTIPECVNGVYLRNGPNPLHEPLSGHHLFDGDGMIHAVTIDGKDSTGYACRFTQTQRLVQERELGRPIFPKAIGELHGHSGIARLLLFYTRGLFRLLDHSRGIGVANAGLVYFNRRLLAMSEDDLPYQVRINPTGDLETIGRYDFSEQLQNTMIAHPKIDPVSGELFALSYDVVQKPYLKYFKFSTDGKKSPDVEIPLDVPTMMHDFAITENFVVIPDQQVVFKLQEMINEGSPVVYDKNKRSRFGILSKTAQNCKDMIWIECPDTFCFHLWNAWEEPENDEVVVIGSCMTPPDSIFNECNENLKSVLSEIRLNFKTGESKRKPMIQSSEQINLEAGMVNRNLLGRKTRYAYLAIAEPWPNVSGFAKVDLSTGKVKKFIYGDRRYGGEPFFVPRNTCLESEDDGYILSFVHDEKVWKSELQIINAMTLKLEASIKLPSRVPYGFHGTFISSKDLENQV